One Halanaerobium hydrogeniformans genomic window, CTTTTTAAATCTTTAAAACTTACAATCTCAGCTCTGATAAATCCTTTTTGCATATCAGAATGAATTTTACCTGCGGCTTCTGGTGCAGTTGAACCTTTTTCAACCGTCCAGGCACGACATTCCTGTTCTCCAGCGGTTAAAAAAGTGATTAAATTCAAAAGATCATAGCCTGCTTTAATTACCCTATCTAAACCTGATTCATTTAAGCCCAGTTCTTCTAAAAACATTTCTTTTTCATCTTCGTCAAGTTCAGCGATATCTGCTTCAATTTTAGCACTTATCTCTACAACTTTGGCTCCATCTTTTACTGCATGCTCTTTAACTGCTTGAACTAGCTTATTATCTCCACTGTCTATTTCATCTTCATTGACATTAGCAAGATAGATAATTGGCTTGGCACTTAAAAGCTGTAATTCTTTAACCAATCTTTTTGCAGTTTTATCAAGTTCTAATTGCCTGATGTTTTTGCCTTCTTCCAAGGCATTAATTAACTTTTCTAAAACCTCTTCTTCTTTTAAATGAATTTTATCACCACTTTTTGCCTGTTTTTGTG contains:
- the ychF gene encoding redox-regulated ATPase YchF; protein product: MKIGIVGLPNVGKSTLFNALTEAGADAENYPFCTIDPNIGVVPVPDTRLDWLAEVYQPKKKTPTVIEFVDIAGLVEGASRGEGLGNKFLAHIREVDAIAQVVRCFDDKNISHVDGMISPDRDIDIINTELMMADLAAVEKRLEKTQKQAKSGDKIHLKEEEVLEKLINALEEGKNIRQLELDKTAKRLVKELQLLSAKPIIYLANVNEDEIDSGDNKLVQAVKEHAVKDGAKVVEISAKIEADIAELDEDEKEMFLEELGLNESGLDRVIKAGYDLLNLITFLTAGEQECRAWTVEKGSTAPEAAGKIHSDMQKGFIRAEIVSFKDLKRVRSMAAAREEGLLRLEGKDYIIQDGDVCHFRFNV